The genomic segment AAAGGGGGGCAGATCAAGGCCATTAGTGGGCAATTCTTCACAAGAGGCGGCAAATAAACCCACCTTGTCAATAATTGAAGCCGGTGCTTTGTTAGAGGCAAGTAATGTGATGGGTTAAGGAGGCCCCCGGCGAGGGGAGAGcgaaggaaggagggagggcaTTAGTCTGTCCCGGAGACAACTTGCTGGGAATGTGATTATTGGGCCAATTTGGGCACTCGTTGCATCGGACGACGGGGCTCGGTTTGGGGTCGCTTTATCTCAAGTAGCCCACGGCGTTGCGTCCGAGGCACCAAGCAGCTCGGCGGGCGTGCCGTCCGGCCCCGGCTTGAAATGAATAAAGTTGGCGCTGTGTCCAGAAATGGGATGGCTTATTGTcgtgtcatttttgtgtgtctgcGCCAAAGCCAATGTTGCACAATACACAATACATTGCTGCATAATTGCTAATTACATGGAAATGAATTGAATATTGTTACTTTTAATGTTAGAATTGGGTTTGTTATGGCAGTTAAGTTGTGCTAAACTGTTCTTTATCATGATAAGAAATGCTCACTGAGATTTTGAATTATTTGCATCATCAAGCATAAACcactgtcatttaaaaattaaaaatgttttttttttggtaaaaagatGTGTTGtcactatatgtatatactacaaCTCACTCACAGTATATACAGACTCTAAGACAGAATGTTGACATAAAAATTGAATTGGgatcaaataaataaagtacattttttaaactcattaCTAGTTTTGTTTGCAAAGTGGCATATCAATAtgattgaaatattttctttctatttgtGGTGAGCTCCATTTTGCCCATTCATTCCGTCATCCTGGTGCAAGCCAATGATAGGTAGGGAAGGAAGAGGAGGCGAATGAAGCTCCCACATCGTTACGtttggggggaggaggaggatgaggggggagaaggaggaggaggaggaggaggaggatggagtACCACAGACGCACCTCAAAGTTTAACAAACGCCAAGCGAAAGAGAGATCGACTCCCTCGGCCTGTTAAAGGCAAGGACTCAGTTTGGAAACATGGAGACTTGTGCCACTTTTGGAGCAATTTGACACACTTGTGAGTCGGCccgaaaataataataatacagctCCACTGTAATAAAACTCGCCGAGATGGAGCAATCCCCGAGTCCTCCTCCTAAAACAAGCCACCACGAGCCCATCAGCTTCGGCATCGACCAGATCCTGGGTGCGGACGCCAGGGCCGGAGCCGGGGACGGGGACGGGGACGGGCCCGAGAGACAGCGACAACGCCATCGCCATGTAAGCGGCGGGGATGCCTACTACACTTTAGCGAGCCCGAGCGGGAGCAGCGCGCCTTCCTACCCGGCTCTGTCCATCTCCCTCTCCGGCATTAGGCCCGCGCTggaagcggcggcggcagcggcggcggcggtgggctCGTACGGGGACAGCGCGACTGCGGCTAGCCGAGGAGGAGTCATTCGGGTTCCGGCTCACAGACCGCTGGCCGTGCCCGGTGCGCAAGCCCCGGTTCAGAGCGCCGTGGCCGGCTTCGGGGGACTTTGTTTCCCCTGGATTGGGAACCGCTTCGCAAAGGAACGAATTTCGGGTAGGCCTATCTCATTCTTCCATTTCTTAttcttatcattattattatgttcTATTCTTGAAATACGGGCTCGGTTTTACGATCAATCATAAAAGAGGCccaaaatttaagaaaataagaaaGTAATCCCATCTGTGCAAAAGCATTTGCTACGCTTTTAATATTTGTGCAACGTTGTATTGAAATATGAAAGGCCGAAAAtattgcacacacaaacacacggaaGTTTTGTAAATACCTTTACACGGAGGAATAATAAAAGTAACCcacaaaaaaggaataaaaaagaaGGCGAGTGCTGCATTTGTCCTATATTAAATGCATTTCCAAAGCTTCACTTTTCTTAATCCATATTCATAATATGTCATgcacaaatgaaaaatacaaggCTGAGCTAAAGTCCCCTTGCATTTTAAGATATTTCAAGTTTAAATACGACAGAATGACTGCAGGAGGTCAATTCTAAAATAACgatcatttgaataaaaacatgtcAACATGTGCAAGTTGACGCCAATGCAAACCAAAGCAATAACaataatgagaaaaaatgtgtaatttggACTCACTGTGTTTCTGTGTCGACATCCAGCAGCTCTGGTTCCCTTCTCGGTGACACGGCGGATAGGACACCCCTATCAGAACCGGACGCCCCCGAAAAGGAAAAAGCCCAGAACGTCCTTCTCCAGGGTTCAGATCTGCGAGCTGGAGAAGCGTTTCCACCGACAAAAGTATCTGGCCAGCGCCGAGAGGGCCGCACTGGCCAAGAGCCTGAAAATGACCGACGCACAAGTCAAAACATGGTTTCAGAACCGCAGAACCAAGTGGAGGTGCGTTCGGGCGATCGGTCTTTTGCATTCCCCCCCTCGCcgtcacatttgttttttcccaaaaacGATTTTCCGGTTTCCGGACGAAAGGGCAGTCGGGAGGATAGAAAATAGTCTTATTAACCTTTATTTTCGAAAAGGATATAGCCACTTTTGTTTTGGCATAAACTTGGcacgattaaaaaaactggaaatgaTCCATGCATATTGTTTGTGCACTGCAAATTTTGACGTACACTATATCAACACATcataatatatgaaaatgtctcattgcaaaaaaaggcattgGGTAAAATACACACGCACGTATATTGAGTGTTATTTTAACAGTGAGATCAAAATAAAGacgtcaattaaaaaaataagaaggagaagaaaagaGGAATTATTTTAGCATTGAtcatttaattttctgaaccacagaAGGatggcagggggtgctagagcttatTTTATCTGACACCAGGTACACTGAAAGTGCACAATGAggctactatgcatgttttttttcgtaaTGGAGGAGGAATCCTGGGGTAAAGtgtaaacatgcaaactctgagctggatttgaacccaggactcccacaGTGAAACCAATgcattaaccactcatccaccatgcCACCTGAGAATTTCACTTCACTTTATTTGTAAAATTGTACAATAGCAACGTCTCCATCCAGTGCATCTGCCTGGATGTCGTTGGGTATGGGTGTGCAAGGAGAAAGTCAACAATAAGTTTTGCTGAACGCTGGGCTTTGGGTGCTTGTGCCGTCTGTGTGACGCTTTGCCTCCCTCTTTTGCTCCGGCTACATGCAGGAGGCAGACTGCCGAGGAACGGGAAGCGGAGCGGCAGCAGGCCAATCGGCTCATCCTGCAGCTGCAGCAGTCCGCCCTGCACAAGTCGCTGGGCGAATCCAGCGCCTCCGACCCACTGTGCGCGCACAACTCCTCCCTCTACGCCCTGCAGAACCTGCAACCCTGGGCCGAGGACAGAGAAtagcaagagagaaagagacagacgcGACGCCAATCGATGGAACTCATCTCCGGTTGCCCATAAGATGAAGATGCCCCCTGCTTGGTTTgctttttctccattttcttcTGATTTGAAGATGTTGAACTGCAAGGAATTTCAAGACAAACTGGCAGAAGACATTTGAGTGCTGAAAATGGACCCAAGCCAACTTGGgacttccacttttttttctccaactaaaagacttttttcatccaccccaaaaaaagatgacatcaCATGCTGTGCTTGTATTTATCCAGTTTCTTCTCGTTCAAGAGAGAGTCCATGATGGATGGCTTGCATCCAAAGTTGAGCTATTGGAAAGCCATAGCTCGTGAAATACTTTCACTTGTAGACCAAT from the Stigmatopora nigra isolate UIUO_SnigA chromosome 14, RoL_Snig_1.1, whole genome shotgun sequence genome contains:
- the tlx3a gene encoding T-cell leukemia homeobox protein 3 isoform X2, whose protein sequence is MEQSPSPPPKTSHHEPISFGIDQILGADARAGAGDGDGDGPERQRQRHRHVSGGDAYYTLASPSGSSAPSYPALSISLSGIRPALEAAAAAAAAVGSYGDSATAASRGGVIRVPAHRPLAVPGAQAPVQSAVAGFGGLCFPWIGNRFAKERISALVPFSVTRRIGHPYQNRTPPKRKKPRTSFSRVQICELEKRFHRQKYLASAERAALAKSLKMTDAQVKTWFQNRRTKWRRQTAEEREAERQQANRLILQLQQSALHKSLGESSASDPLCAHNSSLYALQNLQPWAEDRE
- the tlx3a gene encoding T-cell leukemia homeobox protein 3 isoform X1 — translated: MEQSPSPPPKTSHHEPISFGIDQILGADARAGAGDGDGDGPERQRQRHRHVSGGDAYYTLASPSGSSAPSYPALSISLSGIRPALEAAAAAAAAVGSYGDSATAASRGGVIRVPAHRPLAVPGAQAPVQSAVAGFGGLCFPWIGNRFAKERISAALVPFSVTRRIGHPYQNRTPPKRKKPRTSFSRVQICELEKRFHRQKYLASAERAALAKSLKMTDAQVKTWFQNRRTKWRRQTAEEREAERQQANRLILQLQQSALHKSLGESSASDPLCAHNSSLYALQNLQPWAEDRE